From [Clostridium] symbiosum, a single genomic window includes:
- a CDS encoding LysR family transcriptional regulator, which yields MNLNQLYCFKILARYEHLTKAAEELNYSVPALSVIISRLECELGVKLFNRVGRNIKLNERGLLFLQYVDQSLNALDEGIKRLSETQENANEVIRIGTFSHQYWLGFLNTFLATNQNVFISRIKLTLPSLANETNIDQYDFIISPESDFHHANWNSSILIHNESPVVVLSPQIQLHTKQVSLKDLTNEKIIVLSKQESLRKYFDELCKRNNVSFKNIIESDIFFRRELMYGADNYIAFTTDLALSMGFLADLRSVPVETDMPKRKIAIYWRKDRYLTKNMQSLLDSIQEYSRIFEKTHLNNQSSQTENEDNSFD from the coding sequence TTGAATTTAAATCAGCTATATTGCTTCAAAATATTGGCACGGTATGAACACCTTACAAAAGCAGCAGAAGAGCTCAATTATTCTGTTCCAGCGTTAAGTGTTATTATATCCAGACTTGAATGTGAGTTAGGCGTTAAATTATTTAATCGTGTTGGCAGGAATATAAAACTCAACGAACGTGGATTATTATTCTTACAATATGTCGATCAATCCCTCAATGCATTAGACGAAGGGATCAAACGGCTTTCTGAAACGCAGGAAAATGCAAACGAAGTTATTCGTATTGGAACATTTTCTCATCAATATTGGCTTGGTTTTTTAAACACCTTTTTAGCTACCAATCAAAACGTATTTATTTCACGAATCAAACTTACTCTTCCCAGCCTTGCAAATGAGACTAATATAGATCAATATGATTTTATTATTTCGCCAGAAAGCGATTTCCATCACGCAAATTGGAATAGTTCAATATTAATACATAATGAATCTCCAGTGGTAGTCCTTAGCCCGCAAATCCAGCTACACACAAAACAAGTATCACTAAAAGATTTAACAAATGAAAAAATAATTGTGCTTTCAAAACAGGAATCCTTACGCAAATACTTCGATGAACTTTGCAAACGTAATAATGTATCATTTAAAAATATAATTGAAAGCGATATTTTTTTCCGCCGAGAACTAATGTACGGTGCAGATAACTATATTGCTTTTACTACTGATTTAGCATTATCAATGGGTTTTTTAGCAGATTTGAGATCAGTACCGGTCGAGACTGATATGCCAAAAAGAAAAATTGCTATTTATTGGCGAAAGGATCGCTACTTAACAAAAAATATGCAGAGCCTATTGGATTCAATTCAAGAGTATTCAAGGATTTTTGAAAAGACGCATCTTAACAATCAATCTTCACAAACTGAAAACGAGGATAATTCTTTTGATTGA
- a CDS encoding SLC13 family permease, giving the protein MFTAIAGVIGIPYFTLIVVLITLIIFARDKWPAGLVAMGSAIVLGVFGCVATDKVFSGWSSNLTLMIMGMMIVGNALFKTGAVLLVGKSIMKAKFASNERVVMVIIMIASGLLSAFLSNTAVVATFIPLIGAMVAASNGKLKNKNLLMPLGLATAIGGALTLVGSTAQPMANSILEQQGLPLFGMFDFVPVVLPMFICLIVYFATVGYNMMNKHLDFEDTVAAVDVSTIENVKTTWKTWFSVGILVFCVAGFVAGWGKTGIIALIGAAAAMLTGCVSFKEAVKEAVDWNTIFVMAFAQTIAAAMNDSGAGKMVAETAVNLVGTNLLAQTAACVIVITVLTNIMSNTATAAMMTPIYIAIAAQMGVNPYTFVMAVAVAANLTAATPIGGTAITMTLPAGYRFKDFLRIGTPINIMWAVLAIVLIPIVYSFEFVG; this is encoded by the coding sequence ATGTTCACAGCAATTGCAGGGGTAATTGGCATTCCTTATTTTACTTTAATCGTTGTATTAATAACATTGATTATTTTTGCCAGAGATAAATGGCCGGCAGGTCTGGTTGCAATGGGGTCGGCCATCGTATTGGGCGTATTTGGATGTGTTGCAACGGATAAGGTCTTTTCCGGTTGGTCAAGTAATTTGACTTTAATGATTATGGGAATGATGATTGTTGGTAACGCTTTATTTAAAACCGGCGCAGTGCTGCTGGTTGGCAAGTCGATTATGAAAGCAAAATTTGCAAGCAATGAGAGAGTCGTAATGGTTATTATCATGATTGCCTCTGGACTCTTAAGCGCTTTTCTTTCTAATACTGCTGTTGTCGCAACGTTCATTCCGCTAATTGGAGCTATGGTAGCGGCTTCAAACGGCAAGTTGAAAAACAAAAACTTATTGATGCCTCTGGGATTAGCTACAGCGATTGGCGGTGCACTTACTCTGGTAGGCTCCACGGCACAGCCGATGGCTAACTCAATATTGGAACAGCAGGGTCTGCCGTTGTTTGGTATGTTTGACTTTGTACCCGTTGTCCTTCCTATGTTTATTTGCCTGATTGTTTATTTTGCAACGGTTGGATATAACATGATGAATAAACATTTAGATTTCGAGGACACGGTTGCTGCGGTAGATGTAAGTACCATTGAAAATGTAAAAACCACTTGGAAGACCTGGTTTTCTGTTGGCATCCTGGTATTTTGTGTAGCAGGTTTCGTAGCAGGTTGGGGGAAGACCGGTATTATTGCTCTGATTGGCGCGGCTGCCGCTATGCTTACCGGGTGCGTGTCTTTTAAAGAAGCAGTCAAAGAAGCAGTGGACTGGAATACAATTTTTGTTATGGCTTTCGCACAGACCATTGCAGCTGCGATGAATGATTCTGGCGCAGGTAAGATGGTGGCGGAAACAGCAGTTAATTTAGTTGGCACCAATCTGCTGGCACAGACCGCTGCATGCGTAATCGTAATTACCGTATTAACAAATATTATGTCCAATACTGCAACTGCGGCAATGATGACGCCTATCTATATTGCGATTGCCGCGCAAATGGGAGTAAACCCGTATACATTTGTAATGGCAGTTGCAGTTGCTGCAAACCTGACAGCGGCTACGCCTATCGGCGGAACCGCAATCACTATGACGTTACCAGCCGGTTACCGCTTTAAAGATTTTCTTAGAATCGGCACTCCAATTAACATAATGTGGGCGGTTCTGGCAATCGTACTGATTCCAATCGTATACAGTTTTGAATTCGTGGGATAG
- a CDS encoding glycyl-radical enzyme activating protein, producing MSISGKIFDIQRYSLHDGPGIRTLIFMKGCPLRCRWCCNPEGLQHQDDILYDLTRCIGCGKCLDVCQFDAVHLSQEEGFTIDRAKCTHCGECAKACPSGAKTVAGREITVQEALDIVRRDKPFYKSSNGGVTLGGGEILEQPEFVYEVLKACKEDGINTAIETSGYGQWAHLERILTVTDTAFVDLKTVNPALHLTTTGVSNTRILENLQKVNDFMGKEENRKKVFTVRIPVIPGMNDTTKDAMEAGCFLKKLQNCTGVEVLPFHNYGEIKYKKLGMNYEFADYPNSTVEMLITYQHVLKESGRDVVVKKM from the coding sequence ATGAGTATAAGTGGAAAAATATTTGATATACAAAGATATTCATTGCATGACGGACCTGGCATACGGACATTGATTTTTATGAAAGGATGTCCGCTGCGGTGCCGCTGGTGTTGCAATCCGGAAGGATTGCAACACCAGGACGATATTCTCTATGATTTGACACGATGTATTGGGTGCGGAAAATGCCTGGATGTATGTCAATTTGACGCGGTTCATCTTAGTCAGGAGGAGGGATTCACGATCGACCGCGCGAAGTGTACGCATTGCGGAGAGTGTGCAAAAGCGTGTCCCTCCGGCGCCAAAACAGTTGCAGGACGTGAAATCACAGTACAGGAAGCGCTGGATATCGTCAGACGTGATAAACCTTTTTATAAATCATCCAACGGTGGGGTGACACTGGGGGGAGGTGAAATATTAGAACAACCTGAATTTGTGTATGAAGTCCTGAAGGCATGTAAAGAGGATGGAATCAACACCGCAATAGAAACCAGCGGATATGGACAGTGGGCCCATCTTGAAAGAATTTTAACAGTTACCGATACTGCGTTTGTGGATTTGAAAACAGTTAATCCCGCGTTACATTTGACAACTACAGGAGTGAGCAATACCCGGATACTGGAAAATCTGCAGAAAGTAAATGATTTTATGGGAAAGGAAGAAAATCGGAAGAAGGTATTTACTGTCCGTATACCGGTTATTCCGGGCATGAATGATACGACAAAAGATGCGATGGAGGCAGGTTGTTTCCTGAAGAAACTGCAGAATTGTACCGGCGTTGAAGTGTTGCCCTTTCATAACTATGGCGAGATAAAATACAAAAAGCTGGGAATGAACTATGAATTTGCGGACTACCCGAACAGTACGGTTGAAATGCTGATTACCTATCAACACGTGCTTAAGGAAAGCGGAAGAGATGTTGTTGTAAAGAAAATGTAA
- a CDS encoding formate C-acetyltransferase/glycerol dehydratase family glycyl radical enzyme codes for MYYEATDRVKRLRQRFMTYKPNVDIERALIYTRVFKESDTVKDDPRIIALAKAYSIFLNERSIYIEEDQLFAGSFGRKPRAFPIYPETLGDSLIGEYRKLTTREIDRFEYPEEDRLVLEEKLHKWHGTGMYSYVFDDMPMYAKKLFLKDPENTVSGGTNIFSLDVPLNGPAGHITPDYQTVLAIGFQGIKANAEKRLELAEAQHDQEGINFLKAVIICADAITNFAHRYANLARKKAETESDSRRKQELLTIAEACDRVPGLPPRTFQECLQAVWFTFIGIQMEAYERCFGCGRLDQYAYPYLKADLETGRITEEQAQELVDCLWMKFPETNYINTDYHSQIASGFPSQQQIMVGGQTPDGKDASNKLSYMCLQASMNTLLHQPSISFRYFEGTPDSLVEQACRLARKGAGHPSFFNDGRCVSALVYKGISLEDARDYSSVGCAGIQPTRKDKGTHNAGYLNVASALELALHDGYWKKGNKQVSIHTGDASQFKSFQEVLDAFEKQLSYLIKVYSEEIVKVEKAHRDVCPTPFISSFIQDCIGNARDKSAGGALINSGPTPRGIGLADVADSLSALKKWVFEEQKYTMAEVLEAMDHNFEGYEEMRQILSAKTDCYGNDIEDVDNIARKVVEIYGLETDKYRSLYGGRFHPGFSSVSSNVPYGTAVCALPDGRKDYTPLANGNSPCNGADISGPTAVAISCGKLNHDLMSGGSILNVKITPSSVADEDGLQRFVEYVKGAMAAGVWHVQFNIVDQATLKDAQIHPENHRDLIVRVAGYSAFFTGLSKQLQEDLIRRTEQELR; via the coding sequence ATGTATTACGAGGCGACAGATAGAGTAAAAAGATTAAGGCAAAGATTCATGACTTACAAACCTAATGTAGATATTGAGCGCGCTTTGATTTATACAAGAGTTTTTAAAGAATCTGATACGGTAAAGGATGATCCGCGTATTATTGCTTTGGCAAAAGCATATTCCATTTTTTTAAATGAGCGGTCAATTTATATCGAGGAGGATCAGCTGTTTGCTGGTTCATTTGGGCGTAAGCCGCGCGCGTTTCCCATTTATCCGGAAACACTGGGGGATTCTCTCATTGGGGAATATCGAAAACTGACGACCAGGGAAATCGATCGATTTGAATACCCTGAAGAGGACAGGCTGGTGTTAGAAGAGAAACTACATAAATGGCATGGTACAGGAATGTATAGTTATGTTTTTGATGATATGCCTATGTATGCGAAAAAGCTGTTCCTGAAGGATCCGGAAAACACCGTTTCCGGAGGCACAAATATTTTTTCTTTAGATGTACCGCTCAACGGTCCTGCCGGACATATAACCCCGGATTACCAGACTGTGTTGGCGATAGGTTTCCAGGGAATCAAAGCAAATGCAGAAAAAAGGCTTGAGCTTGCCGAGGCCCAGCATGATCAGGAAGGAATTAATTTCCTGAAAGCAGTGATTATTTGTGCAGATGCAATTACAAATTTTGCGCACAGATATGCAAATCTGGCAAGAAAAAAAGCGGAAACAGAGAGCGACAGTAGAAGGAAACAGGAGCTTCTTACAATTGCAGAAGCGTGTGATCGTGTCCCAGGCTTACCGCCGCGAACATTTCAGGAATGTCTGCAGGCAGTCTGGTTCACTTTTATTGGCATTCAGATGGAAGCATATGAAAGATGTTTTGGCTGTGGGCGTTTGGACCAGTATGCATATCCGTATCTGAAGGCAGATTTGGAGACGGGACGGATTACTGAGGAGCAGGCCCAGGAGCTGGTCGACTGCCTGTGGATGAAATTCCCGGAGACAAATTATATTAATACAGATTATCATTCGCAAATTGCATCGGGATTCCCTTCTCAGCAGCAGATCATGGTTGGAGGGCAGACCCCTGACGGTAAGGATGCGAGCAACAAGCTTAGTTATATGTGTTTGCAGGCTTCAATGAACACATTGCTTCACCAACCTTCCATTTCATTCCGTTATTTTGAAGGAACCCCGGATTCCCTGGTAGAGCAAGCCTGTCGGCTGGCCAGAAAAGGTGCGGGACATCCCTCGTTCTTTAATGACGGAAGATGCGTTTCCGCTTTGGTGTACAAGGGTATTTCCCTGGAAGACGCCAGGGACTATTCCTCTGTGGGCTGCGCGGGTATTCAGCCGACGCGTAAAGACAAAGGCACGCACAACGCCGGATATCTTAATGTTGCATCTGCATTAGAATTAGCCTTGCACGACGGTTACTGGAAAAAAGGAAATAAACAGGTCAGTATCCATACCGGTGATGCCTCTCAGTTTAAGAGTTTTCAGGAAGTTCTGGATGCATTTGAAAAGCAGCTTTCTTATTTGATAAAGGTTTATTCCGAGGAGATTGTAAAAGTAGAAAAAGCGCACAGGGATGTTTGCCCAACGCCGTTTATTTCCAGTTTTATTCAGGATTGCATTGGAAATGCGAGAGATAAAAGCGCAGGTGGAGCTCTGATAAATTCGGGTCCTACACCAAGAGGAATTGGGTTGGCCGATGTGGCAGATTCCCTGTCAGCTCTTAAAAAGTGGGTGTTTGAGGAACAGAAATATACAATGGCGGAAGTGCTGGAGGCTATGGATCACAACTTCGAAGGCTACGAAGAAATGAGACAAATCTTATCCGCTAAGACAGACTGTTATGGCAATGATATTGAGGATGTGGATAATATTGCCAGGAAAGTAGTTGAGATTTATGGATTGGAAACAGATAAATACAGAAGTTTGTACGGTGGACGGTTCCATCCCGGCTTTAGCTCTGTTTCTTCTAATGTGCCATATGGTACAGCAGTGTGTGCGCTTCCGGATGGAAGAAAGGATTACACGCCTCTTGCTAACGGGAATTCTCCCTGCAATGGCGCTGATATCTCCGGCCCTACAGCGGTTGCTATTTCGTGCGGAAAATTGAACCATGATTTGATGAGCGGCGGCTCAATACTAAATGTTAAAATTACTCCTTCGTCAGTTGCGGATGAAGACGGTTTGCAGCGATTTGTTGAATATGTAAAAGGTGCGATGGCTGCGGGGGTTTGGCATGTTCAATTTAATATAGTAGATCAGGCTACTTTGAAGGATGCACAAATTCATCCGGAAAACCACCGTGACCTTATTGTTCGTGTCGCCGGATACAGTGCGTTCTTTACGGGACTTAGCAAACAGCTCCAGGAGGATCTGATCAGACGAACTGAGCAGGAGTTACGGTGA
- a CDS encoding thiolase family protein, whose protein sequence is MTRKNAVYITHGVRTAIGKIGRSLKDVSDTDLAMIVIKNLLEERAKLDFQEIDQVIFGEVKQKSDSANVARAAALLAGIPEKVPAYTVNRQCGSGLQAIIDAFEMIETGEADTIVAGGVENMSQSVYYMRNAKEGLKNGDFSIEDSLIAGGPGAVPIEKYGVWPMGMTAEKLAELYHITREQQDVFAMNSQLKMHHAMEEGRFKEQIVPVPVIDNGHKTLFSTDEHPFLSSMEKLAALKPAFKKEGTVTAGNSSGRNDGASAVLVMSEDKVKEFGYKPMAKIISVGSSGCDPTIMGLGPVESSILAMKRAGLTLHDLDIIELNEAFAAQSIAVIKEWEKLGISEEALLSKINPNGGAIAHGHALGNTGAALTVKCMYEMQRRETARYGMITMCCAGGVGVAAIIEKC, encoded by the coding sequence ATGACCAGAAAAAATGCTGTATATATCACTCACGGAGTGAGGACCGCGATTGGTAAAATAGGCAGATCCCTTAAAGACGTAAGCGATACTGACCTTGCCATGATTGTCATTAAAAATCTTCTTGAAGAGAGAGCTAAACTGGATTTTCAAGAAATCGACCAGGTCATTTTCGGCGAGGTGAAACAAAAATCCGATTCAGCCAATGTTGCCAGAGCGGCAGCATTGCTGGCCGGGATTCCGGAGAAGGTTCCTGCTTATACAGTAAACAGGCAATGCGGCTCAGGATTACAGGCAATTATTGATGCATTTGAGATGATTGAAACCGGTGAAGCGGATACGATTGTTGCAGGCGGTGTCGAAAACATGAGCCAATCGGTCTATTATATGAGGAACGCAAAGGAAGGTCTGAAAAACGGTGATTTTTCAATTGAAGATTCGCTTATCGCCGGCGGGCCGGGAGCTGTTCCTATTGAAAAATATGGTGTCTGGCCAATGGGGATGACGGCAGAAAAACTTGCTGAATTATATCACATCACACGTGAACAGCAGGACGTTTTTGCTATGAACAGTCAGCTTAAAATGCATCATGCTATGGAGGAAGGGCGGTTTAAGGAACAGATTGTGCCTGTTCCTGTGATTGATAATGGGCATAAGACACTCTTTAGTACAGATGAACACCCTTTCCTTTCCTCCATGGAAAAACTGGCGGCATTAAAGCCAGCGTTTAAGAAAGAAGGTACTGTGACAGCGGGAAATTCTTCCGGACGTAATGACGGAGCCTCCGCTGTGCTGGTTATGTCTGAAGATAAAGTGAAAGAATTTGGCTATAAACCAATGGCAAAGATAATATCGGTGGGAAGCAGCGGGTGTGATCCGACAATTATGGGACTTGGACCCGTAGAATCCTCCATACTTGCGATGAAGCGCGCCGGACTCACACTGCATGATCTTGACATTATCGAATTAAATGAAGCTTTTGCCGCACAATCGATTGCCGTTATAAAGGAATGGGAAAAACTTGGTATTTCTGAAGAAGCGCTGCTTTCAAAAATCAATCCCAACGGAGGGGCCATTGCCCATGGCCATGCTCTGGGCAATACAGGAGCGGCATTGACTGTCAAGTGTATGTATGAAATGCAGCGAAGAGAGACAGCAAGATATGGAATGATAACCATGTGCTGTGCCGGCGGTGTCGGTGTCGCAGCGATTATCGAAAAATGTTAG